One genomic window of Stigmatopora nigra isolate UIUO_SnigA chromosome 13, RoL_Snig_1.1, whole genome shotgun sequence includes the following:
- the lrit3b gene encoding leucine-rich repeat, immunoglobulin-like domain and transmembrane domain-containing protein 3b yields MYLVFFLHILLDRFLVVHTCPSFCTCSNGTSGTAELRWVQCGDPRISTVPANVPADTVRLRLEKTGVTRVPRAAFFNLSELLFLWLAYNAIAWIHPSSFVNLRALRELRLDGNGLTAFPWEGLRDTPRLRTLGLHNNRLASLPAHAALFLLNVTYLDLSSNRLTALSAELLDLWFPIPGREERSVPRRILGLHDNPWWCDCRLSLMVSLSTSPASPVVLTDRTLTCKGSPTGTRAPFPRCARPSVRPSATRVVSLRGSNVILRCHATGYPTPTLTWVKTSKRADCCGRDVPGGGEEVPRNLESSLQGSPRVGVRWSLISLDDLASKDAGEYRCRARNMAGISEAPVKLTVVGVTRISGRPPKKSQRTPLKKPKRTRMTLSLAPPPYQKKLSIYN; encoded by the exons ATGTATCTGgtgttttttcttcacattttaTTAGATCGTTTCTTGGTAGTCCACACTTGCCCGTCTTTTTGCACCTGCTCTAACGGCACCTCGGGAACGGCAGAACTCAG GTGGGTGCAATGCGGCGACCCCCGAATATCCACCGTCCCCGCCAACGTCCCCGCCGACACGGTGCGTCTCCGCCTGGAGAAGACGGGCGTGACCCGGGTCCCCCGAGCGGCCTTCTTCAACCTGAGCGAGTTGCTCTTCCTGTGGCTGGCGTACAACGCCATCGCCTGGATTCACCCCAGCAGCTTCGTCAACCTGCGAGCCCTGCGAGAGCTCCGCCTGGACGGGAACGGCCTGACCGCCTTCCCGTGGGAGGGGCTCCGGGACACGCCACGCCTCCGGACGCTGGGTCTCCACAACAACCGTCTGGCCAGCCTCCCGGCGCACGCCGCGCTCTTCCTCCTCAACGTTACCTATTTGGACCTTTCCAGTAACAG GTTGACTGCATTATCGGCAGAACTGTTGGACCTTTGGTTTCCCATTCCGGGTCGAGAGGAGAGATCAGTGCCAAGGAGGATTTTGG GTCTCCACGACAACCCCTGGTGGTGCGACTGCCGCCTCTCCCTGATGGTGTCCTTATCCACGTCCCCGGCCAGTCCCGTGGTCCTGACGGACCGGACGCTGACCTGCAAAGGCTCCCCCACGGGCACCCGGGCCCCCTTCCCCCGCTGCGCCAGACCCTCCGTCCGACCCTCGGCCACCAGGGTGGTCTCACTCCGGGGCAGTAACGTCATCCTCCGCTGCCACGCCACCGGCTACCCCACGCCCACGTTGACCTGGGTCAAAACCTCAAAACGCGCAG ATTGTTGCGGTCGGGATGTCCCCGGCGGGGGTGAAGAAGTGCCCAGGAACTTGGAAAGCT CCTTGCAGGGGTCTCCCCGAGTCGGGGTCCGCTGGTCCCTCATCAGCCTGGACGACTTGGCGTCCAAGGACGCCGGCGAATATCGATGCCGAGCTCGTAACATGGCGGGAATATCCGAAGCTCCCGTTAAGCTAACGGTGGTCGGAGTTACGCGGATCTCTGGacgaccccccaaaaaatcacagAGGACTCCGCTGAAAAAACCCAAGCGGACTAGAATGACTTTGTCCCTGGCCCCGCCCCCATACCAAAAAAAGCTTTCCATTTACAACTAA
- the enpep gene encoding glutamyl aminopeptidase yields the protein MVDNLVLDEDKKHYCIRGKHVLIICAAVAVCSLVVGLGVGLSRPDPAPAPPPATGSPPEPTPTPEPSRGPCLPSADDSGPWKNFRLPDFVKPVHYDLQLEPDLDEDTYKGTVEIQLEVGKASRHLWLHIRETFVSERPRLDFLDRHGVSKPVSVKSCFEYKAQEYVVVEAQEELRPTGPGEFYVLTLDFQGWLNGSLVGFYRVLYTEDGVVKKIAATDHEPTDARKSFPCFDEPNKKATYKISIVHHADYDALSNMPLEGAPELVPGNKKRTSFQKSVPMSTYLVCFAVHQFKHVERKSARGIPLRIYTQPSQLSTAEYAADTTKVIFDYFEEYFNMNYSIQKLDKIAIPDFGTGAMENWGLITYRETNLLYDEKQSSSYNKQRVASVIAHELVHQWFGNIVTMDWWDDLWLNEGFASFFEYIGVEKAQPSWGMRDIMIISDVLPVMVDDALQSSHPIIVNVSSPAEITSVFDSISYSKGASVLRMLEDWMGKDVFRDGCRKYLKDYYFQNAKTSNFWDSLASVSGFPVAEVMDTWTQQMGYPVVDLTFMETTAKLKQSRFLLDPSAHASQPPSPLGYKWNIPIKWHSVATNKSMSDLFNMSDPEHTLRSYTSSMGKLLKINKGHIGFYRVNHDHLTWNAISQQLQLHHLVFDAADRASYIDDVFALARADKIDYGHAFNLSMYLNNEADYIAWQRVSSSIAYVRNMLSGKDALYPKFQKVFRSLVKNISSRLGWKDEGTQTDRLLREVVHSIACQMDDQDALNNASDIFNQWIGGTVSDVAVNLRLLVYRYGMKNAGDEDKWNVVLERYKKATLAQEKDKLLYGLASIQDIQLLWRLLEASKDESVVRSQDLFTLVRYVSYNPVGQSMAWDWTTLNWGYLVKRYGINDRSLGRLLRTLAINYNTHQQLWKMEHFFHLTPDAGAGVIPRQQALESVKNNIKWMGANQDEIRLWLEKNSP from the exons ATGGTGGACAACCTGGTCCTGGACGAGGACAAGAAACACTACTGCATCCGCGGCAAGCACGTCCTGATCATCTGCGCCGCCGTGGCAGTCTGTTCTCTGGTGGTGGGTCTCGGGGTGGGCCTCTCCCGGCCCGACCCCGCCCCCGCCCCCCCGCCGGCCACGGGGTCTCCCCCAGAACCCACGCCGACCCCGGAACCATCGAGAGGTCCCTGCCTACCTTCCGCCGACGACAGCGGCCCGTGGAAGAACTTCCGTCTGCCGGATTTCGTCAAACCGGTCCATTACGACTTGCAGCTGGAACCGGATCTGGACGAGGATACGTACAAAGGCACGGTGGAGATCCAATTGGAGGTCGGCAAAGCCAGCCGCCATCTTTGGCTCCACATCCGAGAGACCTTTGTCAGCGAGAGGCCCAGGTTGGACTTTCTGGACAGGCATGGCGTCTCCAAACCCGTGTCCGTCAAGAGTTGTTTCGAGTATAAGGCGCAGGAATACGTGGTGGTGGAGGCCCAAGAAGAACTGCGTCCGACTGGTCCGGGGGAATTCTATGTGTTGACCTTGGATTTTCAAGGCTGGCTGAATGGATCCCTGGTGGGATTTTACAGAGTTCTTTACACTGAAGATGGAGTCGTCAA AAAGATCGCGGCGACCGATCACGAGCCGACAGACGCCCGTAAATCCTTCCCCTGCTTCGACGAACCCAACAAAAAGGCCACGTACAAAATCAGCATCGTCCACCACGCCGACTACGATGCCCTGTCCAACATGCCACTCGAG ggtGCCCCTGAACTTGTGCCTGGCAATAAAAAGAGGACTTCATTCCAGAAGTCGGTTCCAATGAGTACTTATTTAGTATGTTTTGCAGTGCACCAGTTCAAGCATGTGGAAAGAAAATCTGCCAGAGGAATTCCC tTGAGAATTTACACGCAGCCTAGTCAGTTATCAACGGCCGAATATGCAGCAGATACAACTAAAGTTATTTTTGATTACTTTGAGGAATACTTCAATATGAACTACTCCATCCAAAAATTAG ATAAAATTGCCATCCCCGACTTTGGCACGGGCGCAATGGAAAACTGGGGACTGATCACCTACAGGGAGACCAACTTACTGTACGACGAGAAGCAATCGTCCTCGTACAACAAGCAGAGAGTTGCCAGTGTTATTGCTCACGAGCTGGTACACCAG tggTTTGGGAATATCGTGACGATGGATTGGTGGGACGACCTTTGGCTCAACGAAGGCTTTGCCAGTTTCTTCGAGTACATCGGTGTGGAGAAGGCCCAACCCAGCTGGGGAATG CGGGACATCATGATCATCAGCGACGTCCTCCCCGTCATGGTGGACGACGCCCTCCAATCGTCCCATCCCATCATCGTCAACGTTTCGTCCCCCGCGGAAATTACGTCCGTCTTCGATTCCATATCCTACAGCAAG ggtgCTTCAGTCCTCAGGATGCTGGAAGACTGGATGGGTAAAGATGTCTTCAGAGACGGTTGTCGG aAATATTTAAAGGACTACTACTTCCAGAATGCTAAAACCAGCAACTTTTGGGATTCGCTAGCAAGT gtGAGTGGCTTTCCAGTCGCAGAAGTCATGGACACCTGGACCCAGCAGATGGGTTACCCCGTGGTGGACTTGACTTTCATGGAGACAACAGCCAAATTGAAGCAAAGTCGTTTCCTCCTGGATCCTAGCGCCCATGCTAGCCAACCTCCTTCGCCCTTGGG gTACAAGTGGAACATCCCAATCAAGTGGCACTCGGTGGCAACCAATAAGAGCATGTCGGACCTGTTCAACATGTCTGACCCAG aaCACACTCTAAGAAGCTACACGTCGTCAATGGGCAAGTTGCTGAAGATCAACAAGGGTCACATTGGATTTTACCGAGTCAACCACGATCACCTGACGTGGAACGCCATTAGCCAACAGCTTCAACTCCATCACCTG GTGTTTGATGCAGCCGATCGCGCAAGTTACATTGACGACGTCTTTGCTCTCGCCAG ggccgACAAGATCGATTATGGCCACGCCTTCAACTTAAGCATGTATCTAAATAACGAGGCCGACTACATCGCGTGGCAGCGCGTGTCGTCCTCCATTGCTTACGTTCGGAACATGCTATCGGGAAAGGATGCTCTCTATCCAAAATTCCAG AAAGTATTCCGAAGTCTGGTCAAGAATATTTCATCTCGACTGGGATGGAAAGATGAAGGCACGCAAACAGACAG ATTACTGCGCGAGGTGGTCCACAGCATTGCTTGTCAAATGGACGATCAGGACGCATTAAACAACGCTTCGGACATTTTCAACCAATGGATTGGCGGAACTGTCAG CGACGTGGCCGTCAACCTGAGGTTGTTGGTCTACCGTTACGGCATGAAAAACGCCGGCGACGAGGACAAGTGGAACGTGGTGTTGGAGAGGTACAAAAAGGCGACGTTGGCCCAGGAAAAGGACAAGTTGCTTTATGGTCTGGCGTCCATTCAGGATATCCAACTTCTTTGGAG ACTGTTGGAAGCCTCCAAGGACGAGAGCGTGGTGAGGAGCCAGGATCTTTTCACGCTGGTCCGATACGTCTCCTACAATCCGGTGGGTCAGAGCATGGCCTGGGATTGGACCACGCTCAACTGGGGATACCTGGTAAAAAG ataCGGCATCAATGATAGGAGCCTTGGTCGTCTTTTGAGGACTTTGGCCATCAATTACAACACGCACCAACAATTATGGAAG ATGGAGCATTTCTTCCATTTGACCCCCGATGCCGGCGCCGGAGTGATTCCGAGGCAGCAGGCGCTGGAAAGCGtcaaaaataacatcaaatgGATGGGGGCCAACCAGGACGAGATCCGACTGTGGCTGGAGAAAAATAGTCCGTAA
- the rrh gene encoding visual pigment-like receptor peropsin encodes MATLTGLNISDDEIPYGGKSSFSQLEHNIVAAYLITAGIVSLLSNIIVLLMFVKFKELRTATNFIIINLALTDIGVAGIGYPMSAASDIHGSWKFGYGGCQVYAALNIFFGMASIGLLTVVAIDRYLTICRPDLGRKMTVRSYNLLILAAWLNALFWSGMPVVGWAGYAPDPTGATCTIDWRNNDASFISYTMAVICVNFAAPLAIMFYCYYHVSATVNRYKANNCLDNVNVDWSDQMDVTKMSIVMIVMFLVAWSPYSTVCLWASFGDPATIPAPMAIIAPLFAKSSTFYNPCIYVIANKKFRRAIIGMIRCQSRQRVTINAQLPLDTSQQALAH; translated from the exons ATGGCGACGTTGACCGGACTCAACATTTCAGATGACGAAATTCCTTATGGAGGAAAAAGTTCTTTTTCCCAACTGGAGCATAACATCGTAGCTGCATATCTAATAACTGcgg ggaTTGTCAGTCTGTTGAGCAACATTATTGTTCTTTTAATGTTCGTGAAGTTTAAAGAACTGCGCACGGCGACCAACTTTATTATCATCAACTTGGCTTTGACGGATATCGGAGTGGCCGGCATCGGTTACCCAATGTCGGCGGCCTCTGACATCCATGGAAGCTGGAAATTCGGCTATGGTGGTTGCCAG GTCTACGCCGCTCTCAACATCTTCTTCGGCATGGCGAGCATCGGCCTGTTGACCGTGGTGGCCATTGACCGATACCTCACCATTTGCAGACCAGACCTGG GTCGTAAAATGACAGTGCGTTCATACAACCTCTTGATCCTTGCCGCCTGGCTCAACGCTTTGTTCTGGTCCGGCATGCCAGTGGTGGGCTGGGCCGGCTACGCTCCGGACCCCACTGGCGCCACCTGCACCATTGACTGGCGGAACAATGACGC atCCTTCATTTCGTACACAATGGCGGTGATTTGCGTCAACTTTGCGGCGCCGTTGGCCATCATGTTTTATTGCTACTACCACGTGTCGGCTACGGTCAACCGCTACAAGGCTAACAACTGCTTGGACAACGTTAACGTCGATTGGTCGGATCAGATGGATGTGACCAAG ATGTCCATCGTGATGATCGTGATGTTCCTGGTGGCCTGGTCTCCGTACTCCACCGTGTGTCTGTGGGCGTCTTTTGGGGACCCCGCCACCATCCCGGCGCCCATGGCCATCATCGCCCCACTTTTTGCCAAATCCTCCACTTTTTACAACCCATGCATTTATGTCATCGCCAACAAAAA attccgAAGAGCCATCATCGGAATGATCCGCTGTCAAAGCCGCCAACGCGTGACCATCAACGCGCAGCTTCCTCTGGACACATCTCAGCAAGCGCTGGCTCACTGA
- the LOC144206421 gene encoding cytochrome c oxidase subunit 8A, mitochondrial-like, translating into MSGLLQTIARRAVPVLRGHTVCQRANVYTKPAKEKIGTLETVIGLTFFSLAILGPSGWILAHLEDYKKKQ; encoded by the exons ATGTCCGGGCTTCTGCAAACCATCGCTCGCCGTGCCGTTCCCGTCCTGCGGGGACACACTGTTTGTCAGCGGGCAAATGTATACACGAAACCCGCTAAGGAAAAGATTGGTACCTTG GAAACTGTCATTGGATTGACGTTTTTCTCCCTGGCTATCTTGGGACCATCTGGATGGATTCTGGCCCACTTGGAGGACTACAAGAAGAAACAGTGA
- the LOC144206840 gene encoding glucosamine-6-phosphate deaminase 2, whose product MRLVILDDYDLASEWAAKYIRNRIIQFKPSADNFFTLGLPTGSTPYGCYQKLIEYHRNGDLSFKFVKTFNMDEYVGLPRAHPESYHSYMWNNFFKHIDIDPANASILDGNAEDLEAECRAYEKKIAEAGGIHLFVGGIGPDGHIAFNEPGSSLVSRTRVKTLAKDTIVANARFFGNDLSKVPTMALTVGVGTVMDAKEVMIVITGAHKAFALYKAIEDGVNHIWTVSAFQQHPHTIFVCDEDATLELRVKTVKYFKGLMHVHNRLVDPVLSVKDK is encoded by the exons ATGAGGCTAGTGATTCTGGACGATTACGACCTGGCCAGCGAGTGGGCCGCCAAATATATCCGCAACCGAATAATCCAGTTTAAACCCTCTGCGGACAATTTCTTCACCTTGGGTTTACCCACGG GTAGCACACCATATGGCTGTTATCAAAAATTAATTGAATATCACAGAAATGGAGATCTATCATTCAAATTTGTCAAGACGTTCAACATGGATGAATATGTGG GGCTTCCTCGCGCTCACCCGGAGAGTTACCACTCGTACATGTGGAACAACTTTTTCAAGCACATCGACATCGACCCGGCCAACGCGTCCATCTTGGACGGGAACGCCGAGGACCTGGAAGCAGAGTGCCGGGCTTACGAGAAGAAAATAGCAGAAGCCGGAGGAATCCACTTATTTGTTGGCG GCATCGGACCGGACGGCCACATCGCTTTTAACGAACCCGGCTCCAGCTTGGTCTCCAGGACGAGGGTGAAGACCCTCGCCAAGGATACCATCGTAGCCAATGCCCGCTTTTTCGGCAACGACCTTTCCAAAGTGCCCACCATGGCCTTGACTGTCGGAGTAGGAACCGTCATGGACGCCAAGGAG gtGATGATCGTGATTACCGGTGCGCACAAAGCTTTTGCGCTGTACAAAGCCATAGAAGATGGCGTCAATCACATATGGACCGTTTCGGCGTTCCAGCAACATCCGCACACCATCTTTGTATGCGACGAAGACGCTACACTGGAGCTACGAGTCAAAACGGTCAAATACTTTAAAG GTTTGATGCACGTCCACAATAGACTGGTGGATCCTGTTCTCAGCGTTAAGGACAAATAA
- the gabrg1 gene encoding gamma-aminobutyric acid receptor subunit gamma-1 yields MRSCVLFAMLGFCGALQPAKQGDEDYEDVPINKTWVLSPRVYESDVTMILNKLLQGYDNKLRPDIGVRPTVIETAVYVNSIGPVDPINMEYTIDIFFAQTWYDGRLKFNSSMKLLMLNSNMVGKIWIPDTFFRNSRKSDAHWITTPNRLLRLWSNGRVMYTLRLTINAECYLKLHNFPMDEHSCPLEFSSYGYPRNEISYRWQRRAVEVADQRYWRLYQFAFVGMRNTSDVAHTQSGEYVIMTIFFDLSRRMGYFTIQTYIPCSMIVVLSWVSFWINKDAVPARTSLGITTVLTMTTLSTISRKSLPKVSYVTAMDLFVSVCFIFTFAALMEYGTLHYFTSNRQTKKSKAKNNTQKPTSMTNLTSGPSLLQMNNIMHYHDDEDEYAYDCLDGKDCMSFFCCFDDCRSGAWRENRMHVRVSKIDSYARIFFPTAFGLFNVVYWIGYLYL; encoded by the exons ATGAGGTCGTGCGTGCTCTTCGCCATGCTGGGATTCTG CGGCGCCCTTCAGCCCGCCAAACAAGGAGACGAGGATTACGAAGACGTTCCCATCAATAAGACTTGGGTCTTATCTCCCAGGGTCTACGAAAGTGACGTCACCATGATTCTTAATAAACTCCTGCAAGGCTACGACAACAAACTGCGGCCGGACATTGGTG TGAGGCCCACCGTGATTGAAACGGCAGTTTACGTCAACAGCATTGGACCGGTCGACCCTATCAACATG gaataCACCATCGACATCTTTTTTGCCCAGACGTGGTACGACGGCAGGCTGAAATTCAACAGCTCGATGAAGCTGCTGATGCTGAACAGCAACATGGTAGGCAAAATCTGGATCCCCGACACCTTCTTCCGCAACTCCCGCAAATCCGACGCCCACTGGATCACCACGCCTAATCGCCTGCTCAGACTGTGGAGCAATGGTAGAGTCATGTACACGCTCAG GTTGACAATTAACGCCGAGTGTTACCTTAAGCTGCATAACTTTCCAATGGACGAGCACTCCTGTCCGCTGGAGTTTTCAAGCT ACGGTTACCCCCGAAACGAGATCTCCTACCGTTGGCAGCGACGGGCCGTGGAAGTGGCTGACCAGCGTTACTGGAGACTCTACCAGTTTGCATTTGTAGGGATGAGGAATACCTCGGATGTGGCCCACACCCAGTCAG GCGAATACGTCATCATGACCATCTTTTTCGACCTGAGTCGGAGGATGGGTTATTTCACCATTCAGACCTACATCCCATGTAGCATGATTGTGGTCCTCTCCTGGGTTTCTTTCTGGATTAATAAGGATGCCGTTCCAGCTCGCACCTCTTTAG GTATAACCACCGTGTTGACAATGACGACCCTCAGCACCATTTCCAGAAAGTCCTTGCCTAAAGTCTCGTACGTAACGGCCATGGACTTGTTTGTCTCCGTCTGCTTCATCTTCACCTTTGCGGCTCTCATGGAGTACGGCACGCTGCATTACTTCACCAGCAACAGGCAGACCAAAAAGTCCAAAGCCAAGAATAACACACAA AAACCCACAAGTATGACCAATCTGACCTCTGGCCCCTCCCTCCTGCAAATGAACAACATCATGCATTACCACGACGACGAAGACGAATACGCCTACGATTGTCTGGACGGCAAAGACTGCATGAGCTTCTTTTGCTGCTTCGACGACTGTCGCTCGGGCGCTTGGCGAGAAAACCGGATGCACGTGAGAGTGAGTAAGATCGATTCCTACGCCAGAATATTCTTTCCTACCGCTTTCGGCCTTTTTAACGTGGTTTATTGGATCGGTTatctttatctttaa
- the gabra2a gene encoding gamma-aminobutyric acid receptor subunit alpha-2: MRGRRRLYFIAVSVLVIAMYNRSQADSNATRKDITTFTKILDSLLDGYDNRLRPGLGDRVTEVKTDIYVTSFGPVSDTDMEYTIDVFFRQSWKDERLKFHGPMNILPLNNLMASKIWTPDTFFHNGKKSVAHNMTMPNKLLRIMEDGTLLYTMRLTVQAECPMHLEDFPMDSHSCPLKFGSYAYTKTEVTYIWTRNASQSVDVAADGSRLNQYDLVGQTVGKETIQSSTGEYTVMTAHFHLKRKIGYFVIQTYLPCIMTVILSQVSFWLNRESVPARTVFGVTTVLTMTTLSISARNSLPKVAYATAMDWFIAVCYAFVFSALIEFATVNYFTKRGWAWDGKTIVNDKKKESSMAKKNNAYAVAVANYAPNLSQDATLATLATISKGAIGDGGKTSSGKKAEHGKKTFNSVSKIDRISRIMFPVLFGSFNLVYWATYLNREPVIKGLDHSK, encoded by the exons ATGAGAGGACGACGGCGCCTTTATTTTATTGCTGTCTCGGTCTTAGTGATTGCGATGTATAATCG ttccCAAGCCGATTCCAACGCAACACGCAAAGACATCACTACATTCACTAAAATCCTGGACAGCCTCCTCGATGGTTACGATAACCGACTGCGACCCGGTTTGGGCG acCGTGTGACAGAAGTCAAAACGGATATCTATGTGACAAGTTTTGGTCCCGTGTCTGATACAGACATG GAGTACACCATCGACGTGTTTTTCCGTCAGAGTTGGAAAGACGAGCGATTAAAGTTTCACGGACCAATGAATATTCTTCCCCTGAACAACTTGATGGCCAGCAAGATCTGGACTCCCGATACCTTCTTTCACAACGGCAAGAAGTCGGTGGCCCATAACATGACCATGCCCAACAAACTTTTGAGGATTATGGAAGATGGAACGCTTCTCTATACCATGAG GCTGACGGTTCAAGCCGAGTGTCCCATGCACCTGGAAGACTTTCCCATGGACTCTCACTCATGTCCTCTTAAATTTGGCAGCT ACGCCTACACCAAAACAGAAGTGACTTACATTTGGACTCGGAATGCCTCCCAGTCTGTGGACGTGGCGGCGGACGGATCCAGACTCAACCAGTATGACTTGGTGGGCCAAACGGTGGGAAAGGAAACCATTCAATCCAGCACTG GTGAATACACCGTCATGACTGCCCACTTTCACCTGAAGAGGAAAATTGgctattttgtcatccagacATATTTACCGTGTATCATGACCGTCATCCTCTCACAAGTTTCTTTTTGGCTGAATCGGGAGTCGGTTCCAGCCAGAACCGTTTTTG GTGTCACCACAGTACTGACAATGACCACCCTGAGTATTAGCGCCCGCAATTCTTTGCCCAAAGTGGCGTACGCCACCGCCATGGACTGGTTCATCGCCGTATGCTACGCGTTTGTCTTTTCCGCGCTCATCGAGTTCGCAACGGTCAACTACTTCACCAAACGAGGTTGGGCTTGGGATGGAAAGACCATCGTCAATGATAAG AAGAAGGAATCATCCATGGCGAAGAAAAACAATGCCTACGCCGTGGCCGTGGCAAACTACGCCCCCAATTTAAGTCAAGACGCCACCTTGGCCACCTTAGCCACCATTTCCAAAGGTGCCATAGGCGACGGCGGCAAGACCTCGTCGGGGAAGAAAGCCGAACACGGCAAAAAGACGTTCAACAGCGTCAGCAAAATCGACCGCATTTCCCGCATCATGTTCCCGGTTCTGTTCGGGAGCTTCAACTTGGTCTACTGGGCCACCTACCTCAACAGAGAACCCGTCATCAAAGGTTTGGATCATTCCAAATAA
- the commd8 gene encoding COMM domain-containing protein 8 produces the protein MAAQLTNVPVSECLKLCHRVVDGICGREPPCRGDYSNFWNLEEWMELMNSLAALFRLSVGNGSSDEEVLASLSELSSSHSEAVLNVLNARREEIHNALLERTNSISSATLQDFDWQLKMALSSDNISSLQTPLLNLNLDVRENEASKPIIMEMNKEELNTFINSLEAANKVLLQLK, from the exons ATGGCGGCACAATTGACTAACGTGCCTGTTTCGGAGTGTCTTAAA TTATGTCACAGGGTCGTGGATGGAATTTGTGGAAGAGAACCTCCTTGTAGAGGAGACTATAGCAATTTTTGGAACCTGGAGGAGTGGATGGAACTTATGAATTCGTTAGCTGCTCTCTTCCGCCTGTCAGTGGGGAATGGCAGCTCTGATGAGGAG GTGCTAGCTAGCCTGTCGGAATTGAGCAGCAGCCACTCAGAGGCTGTGCTCAACGTGCTAAACGCCAGACGGGAAGAGATTCACAATGCTCTACTGGAAAGAACCAACTCTATCTCTTCTGCTACACTACAAGACTTTGACTGGCAACTTAAG ATGGCACTATCAAGCGACAACATCTCATCTCTTCAGACTCCCTTGTTAAATCTCAATCTGGATGTCAGAGAAAACGAAGCTTCGAAGCCCATCATCATGGAAATGAACAAAGAAGAGCTTAACACGTTCATTAATTCACTCGAGGCTGCTAATAAG gTGCTTCTACAGttgaaataa